A genomic region of Papaver somniferum cultivar HN1 chromosome 7, ASM357369v1, whole genome shotgun sequence contains the following coding sequences:
- the LOC113293037 gene encoding trichohyalin-like: MGCSLNKQARKKESCRQTFVRALTEKIILLEEDTSEIRRKRGKESEVHEQQVRAFEAKQTGWVYERKRLREEIKQLKKESEEKDRRIQRLIQNNSINYDQHNMTIDEENYKGKDWQHMGASYNYLMMMEHMREEQLRREEAIEKWKRLYLAIKTELDDLIERTCRGGRGYWRVEDETTEELQREVKAKEETIAVLKARLAASEEEGRKMKTEVDILRQSSRIMSHAKRIKNVMRPISRRLRL; encoded by the exons ATGGGCTGCAGCTTGAACAAACAGGCTAGGAAAAAAGAGTCATGCAGACAGACTTTTGTAAGAGCTTTAACAGAAAAGATCATACTCTTGGAAGAGGATACGAGTGAAATAAGAAGGAAAAGAGGAAAGGAAAGTGAAGTTCATGAGCAACAAGTTAGAGCATTTGAGGCGAAACAAACTGGATGGGTATATGAGAGAAAAAGATTGAGAGAAGAAATTAAGCAGTTGAAAAAAGAGTCGGAAGAAAAAGATAGAAGAATTCAAAGGTTAATCCAGAACAATAGCATCAACTATGATCAGCATAATATGACCATTGATGAAGAAAATTATAAAGGAAAGGACTGGCAGCATATGGGAGCTAGTTACAACTACCTGATGATGATGGAGCACATGAGAGAAGAACAATTACGTCGAGAAGAGGCTATCGAGAAATGGAAACGACTTTACCTTGCTATCAAGACGGAACTCGACGACCTCATTGAGAGAACCTGCCGAG GGGGGAGAGGATACTGGAGAGTAGAAGATGAGACAACGGAAGAACTCCAAAGGGAAGTGAAGGCTAAGGAAGAAACAATCGCAGTCTTAAAAGCACGATTAGCTGCCAGTGAAGAAGAGGGAAGAAAAATGAAGACAGAAGTTGATATACTCAGGCAAAGCTCAAGAATAATGAGCCATGCAAAAAGAATTAAAAACGTCATGAGACCTATTTCTCGACGCCTGCGCTTATGA